One Streptomyces sp. R28 DNA window includes the following coding sequences:
- a CDS encoding SDR family NAD(P)-dependent oxidoreductase, with the protein MTTALNHRTRFTDRTALVTGAGSGIGRAIALALAAEGANVVVAGRRRDPLDETVTLIEGAGGKALAVTADVSLATDVQAAVAATVDHFGSLDVAVNNAGVFRGGAPVADLPEEDWHSQLAINVTGVFLALQAQVRQMRTQPAGGAIVNIASTFGVHTRHPGAAAYAATKAAVSVLTRGAALDHIGDGIRINAVSPGAVETPMSLRPGESEADRADRARATLPLGRISTTQEVAAAVLYLASDDATSVVGTDLVVDSGGTA; encoded by the coding sequence ATGACCACCGCACTGAACCACCGCACCCGCTTCACGGACCGGACCGCCCTGGTCACCGGCGCCGGCTCCGGCATCGGACGGGCCATCGCCCTCGCGCTCGCCGCCGAGGGCGCGAACGTCGTCGTGGCCGGGCGCAGGCGGGACCCGCTGGACGAGACGGTCACCCTGATCGAAGGAGCGGGCGGCAAGGCGCTGGCCGTCACGGCGGACGTCTCCCTCGCCACCGACGTACAGGCGGCTGTGGCCGCCACCGTGGACCACTTCGGCTCACTCGACGTGGCGGTCAACAACGCGGGCGTCTTCCGTGGCGGCGCCCCCGTGGCCGACCTCCCCGAGGAGGACTGGCACAGCCAGCTCGCGATCAACGTCACCGGCGTGTTCCTGGCCCTGCAGGCCCAGGTCCGCCAGATGCGCACCCAGCCGGCCGGCGGCGCGATCGTGAACATCGCCTCCACCTTCGGCGTCCACACCCGCCACCCCGGCGCCGCCGCCTACGCCGCCACCAAGGCCGCGGTCTCCGTCCTCACCAGGGGCGCCGCCCTCGACCACATCGGCGACGGCATCCGTATCAACGCGGTCAGCCCCGGCGCCGTGGAGACCCCCATGTCGCTGCGCCCCGGCGAGTCCGAGGCCGACCGAGCCGACCGCGCCCGGGCCACCCTCCCCCTCGGCCGCATCTCGACCACGCAGGAGGTAGCCGCAGCCGTCCTCTACCTGGCCTCGGACGACGCCACGTCGGTGGTGGGCACGGACCTGGTGGTGGACAGCGGGGGGACGGCGTGA
- a CDS encoding TetR/AcrR family transcriptional regulator, translating into MARTKEFDPEAALQAALELFWQRGFEATSMSDLVEHLGVGRASIYATFGNKHELYLKALERYDRAGLPPIVRELSRPGPALPAVRAVVRRYAAEAADVQLRLNGCLVTNTAAELAPHDPAAARQVERNWDQLETVLHSALARAQAQGELPADRDPLTLARMLLVLLQGLRVVGKASSDPARVRDAAEQALALLD; encoded by the coding sequence ATGGCCAGGACCAAGGAGTTCGATCCCGAAGCCGCGCTGCAGGCAGCCCTTGAGCTGTTCTGGCAGCGCGGCTTCGAGGCGACGTCGATGTCCGACCTCGTCGAGCATCTCGGCGTCGGCCGCGCCAGCATCTACGCGACCTTCGGCAACAAGCACGAGCTGTACCTGAAGGCGCTGGAGCGCTACGACCGGGCCGGGCTCCCGCCGATCGTCCGCGAACTGTCCCGGCCGGGGCCCGCACTGCCGGCCGTCCGAGCGGTCGTACGGCGGTACGCGGCCGAGGCCGCAGACGTCCAACTACGCCTGAACGGCTGCCTGGTCACCAACACGGCGGCGGAACTCGCCCCGCACGACCCGGCCGCGGCCCGGCAGGTGGAGCGCAACTGGGACCAGCTGGAGACCGTGCTGCACTCGGCGCTGGCCCGCGCGCAGGCACAGGGCGAACTGCCCGCCGACCGCGACCCGCTCACCCTCGCGCGCATGCTGCTGGTCCTGCTGCAGGGCCTGCGGGTGGTCGGCAAGGCGTCGTCGGACCCGGCGCGGGTACGGGACGCGGCGGAGCAGGCACTGGCCCTGCTGGACTGA
- a CDS encoding oxidoreductase, with amino-acid sequence MSGWTAHDIPDQSGRVAVVTGANSGIGYATARELARKGAQVVLACRSEARGTAAGVRLVGEVPGAQVELRRLDLGDLGSVREFAATWPYDRLDLLVNNAGVMALPYGTTADGFETQFGVNHLGHFALTGLLLPALLGTPGARVVTLASSLHAMSNIDIDDLNSERRYRRWVAYGRSKTANLLFTHELARRLAVRGADVVAAAAHPGYADTNLQTEGPRMEGRRVSEWFVRIGNRVLAQPVEAGALPVLYAATAPAVRPDSFTGPSFANWRGSPAPSWRAPWTVNDRAGERLWEESERLTGVTYDALKV; translated from the coding sequence ATGTCCGGCTGGACCGCGCACGACATCCCCGACCAGAGCGGCCGCGTCGCCGTCGTCACCGGGGCCAACAGCGGGATCGGGTACGCCACGGCGCGGGAGCTGGCGCGCAAGGGTGCCCAGGTGGTGCTCGCGTGCCGGAGTGAGGCGCGGGGGACGGCGGCCGGGGTCCGGCTGGTCGGTGAAGTGCCGGGCGCACAGGTCGAGTTGAGGCGGCTGGATCTCGGGGATCTCGGCTCCGTGCGGGAGTTCGCCGCGACATGGCCGTACGACCGGCTCGACCTGCTCGTGAACAACGCCGGGGTGATGGCGTTGCCGTACGGCACGACGGCGGACGGCTTCGAGACGCAGTTCGGGGTCAACCACCTCGGGCACTTCGCGCTGACCGGTCTGCTGCTGCCCGCGTTGCTCGGCACGCCGGGTGCGCGGGTGGTGACCTTGGCCAGTTCCCTGCACGCGATGTCCAACATCGACATCGACGACCTCAACAGCGAGCGCCGCTACCGGCGTTGGGTCGCGTACGGCCGTTCCAAGACCGCCAACCTGCTCTTCACGCACGAGCTGGCGCGCAGGCTGGCGGTGCGGGGGGCGGACGTGGTGGCGGCCGCCGCCCACCCGGGGTACGCCGACACCAATCTGCAGACCGAGGGGCCGCGCATGGAGGGGCGCCGGGTCAGCGAGTGGTTCGTGCGGATCGGCAACCGCGTCCTCGCCCAGCCCGTCGAGGCCGGGGCGCTCCCCGTCCTGTACGCGGCCACCGCCCCCGCCGTCCGCCCCGACTCCTTCACCGGCCCGTCCTTCGCCAACTGGCGCGGCTCACCCGCCCCGTCCTGGAGGGCGCCCTGGACGGTCAACGACCGTGCGGGTGAACGGCTTTGGGAGGAATCGGAGCGGCTGACCGGGGTGACGTACGACGCTCTGAAGGTGTGA
- the nirD gene encoding nitrite reductase small subunit NirD produces the protein MTLAPETTDLKVQLKLADDWFTVCDLTQLLPGRGVAALLPDGRQVALFRDRTGALYAIDNRDPFSGAAVLSRGLTGTHQGRPFVASPLLKQRFDLENGQCLDDEAVRISAYEVRAA, from the coding sequence ATGACCCTGGCACCCGAGACAACCGACCTGAAGGTCCAGCTCAAGCTGGCGGACGACTGGTTCACGGTCTGCGACCTGACCCAGCTGCTCCCCGGCCGCGGCGTGGCCGCACTTCTCCCCGACGGCCGCCAGGTGGCCCTGTTCCGCGACCGCACCGGCGCCCTGTACGCCATCGACAACCGCGACCCCTTCAGCGGCGCGGCGGTCCTCTCCCGCGGCCTGACCGGCACCCACCAGGGCCGCCCGTTCGTGGCCTCGCCCCTGCTGAAGCAGCGCTTCGACCTGGAGAACGGGCAGTGCCTGGACGACGAGGCGGTGCGGATCTCGGCGTACGAGGTGCGGGCGGCGTAG
- the nirB gene encoding nitrite reductase large subunit NirB, which yields MTATLGATPTIVLVGHGMVGQRFLEALAERGLTATHRVVVLCEEPRPAYDRVALTSYFSGKTPEDLSMTDMEFIETHGIELYVGDPAETIDREAKKVTARSGQVFEYDTLVLATGSFPFVPPVPNKDAEGCFVYRTIEDLLAIEEYAKTATTGAVVGGGLLGLEAAGALKGLGLTSHIVEFAPRLMPVQVDDGGGAALLRTIEEMGLSVHTGVGTQEIVVDEAGAVTGMKLSDGSELATDLVVFSAGVRPRDQLARDCGLTVGERGGITVDEQCRTVSDPHVFAIGECALASDGRVYGLVAPGYEQAETAAATIAADESEQLTFTGADLSTKLKLLGVDVASFGDAHGATDDCLDVVYSDSRAGLYKKLVIGRDGTLLGGILVGDAEAYGTLKAFTGSVPPVSPESLVLPAGAGESVQLGPTALPDDAIICSCNNVRKGTIRAAVTDHQCTTVPEVKKCTKAGTTCGSCVKVLGQLVNAELEASGVEVDKGLCGCFSQTREELYEIVLALRINTYQDLLDRYGRDGAKGGDGCEICKPAVGSIIASLAPTIGVSGYVLDGEQASLQDSNDHFLANLQKNGSYSVVPRIPGGEITPEGLIVIGEIARDFGLYTKITGGQRIDMFGARVEQLPLIWARLVDAGFESGHAYGKALRTVKSCVGQTWCRYGVQDSVRMAIDLELRYRGLRSPHKLKSAVSGCQRECAEAQSKDFGVIATANGWNLYVGGNGGATPRHADLLAQDLSDAELIRLIDRFLMFYIRTADRLERTSTWLERIPGGLDHVRDVVVEDSLGICEELESLMADHVAHYADEWATTINDPEKLSRFVSFVNAPDTPDPVVGFIPERDQIKPDLPLLSIGMRPAEDVLEGSAQR from the coding sequence ATGACCGCCACCCTGGGGGCCACCCCCACGATCGTGCTCGTCGGCCACGGCATGGTCGGCCAGCGCTTCCTCGAAGCGCTCGCCGAGCGCGGCCTGACCGCCACGCACCGCGTGGTCGTGCTGTGCGAGGAGCCGCGTCCGGCGTACGACCGCGTCGCCCTCACCTCGTACTTCTCGGGGAAGACGCCCGAGGACCTGTCCATGACGGACATGGAGTTCATCGAGACGCACGGCATCGAGCTGTACGTCGGTGACCCGGCGGAGACGATCGACCGCGAGGCGAAGAAGGTCACGGCCAGGTCCGGCCAGGTCTTCGAGTACGACACCCTCGTCCTCGCCACCGGCTCGTTCCCCTTCGTCCCGCCGGTCCCGAACAAGGACGCCGAGGGCTGTTTCGTCTACCGCACGATCGAGGACCTGCTCGCCATCGAGGAGTACGCCAAGACGGCGACGACCGGTGCCGTGGTCGGCGGCGGTCTGCTCGGACTTGAGGCGGCCGGTGCGCTGAAGGGCCTCGGACTCACCTCCCACATCGTGGAGTTCGCGCCCCGCCTGATGCCCGTGCAGGTCGACGACGGCGGCGGCGCGGCCCTCCTGCGCACCATCGAGGAGATGGGCCTGAGCGTCCACACCGGTGTGGGCACGCAGGAGATCGTCGTCGACGAGGCCGGTGCCGTCACCGGCATGAAGCTGTCCGACGGTTCCGAACTCGCCACCGACCTGGTGGTGTTCTCCGCCGGTGTCCGCCCCCGCGACCAGCTGGCCCGCGACTGCGGCCTCACGGTGGGCGAGCGCGGCGGCATCACGGTCGACGAGCAGTGCCGTACGGTCTCCGACCCGCACGTCTTCGCGATCGGCGAGTGCGCGCTGGCCTCCGACGGCCGGGTGTACGGCCTGGTGGCCCCGGGTTACGAGCAGGCCGAGACGGCCGCCGCGACGATCGCCGCCGACGAGTCGGAGCAGCTGACCTTCACCGGCGCCGACCTCTCCACCAAGCTGAAGCTCCTCGGCGTCGACGTGGCGTCCTTCGGCGACGCGCACGGCGCCACCGACGACTGCCTGGACGTCGTCTACTCCGACTCCCGCGCGGGCCTGTACAAGAAGCTGGTCATCGGCCGCGACGGCACGCTGCTCGGCGGCATCCTGGTCGGCGACGCGGAGGCGTACGGCACGCTGAAGGCGTTCACCGGCTCGGTCCCGCCGGTCTCGCCCGAGTCGCTGGTGCTGCCCGCCGGCGCCGGGGAGTCCGTCCAGCTCGGCCCGACCGCGCTGCCGGACGACGCGATCATCTGCTCCTGCAACAACGTCCGCAAGGGCACGATCCGCGCCGCGGTCACCGACCACCAGTGCACCACGGTGCCCGAGGTGAAGAAGTGCACCAAGGCCGGTACGACGTGCGGCAGTTGCGTCAAGGTCCTCGGTCAGCTCGTCAACGCCGAGCTGGAGGCCAGCGGCGTCGAGGTCGACAAGGGCCTGTGCGGCTGCTTCTCGCAGACCCGCGAGGAGCTGTACGAGATCGTCCTCGCCCTGCGCATCAACACCTACCAGGACCTGCTGGACCGCTACGGCCGCGACGGCGCCAAGGGCGGCGACGGCTGCGAGATCTGCAAGCCGGCGGTCGGCTCGATCATCGCCTCCCTCGCCCCGACGATCGGCGTGAGCGGCTACGTCCTGGACGGTGAGCAGGCCTCCCTGCAGGACAGCAACGACCACTTCCTGGCCAACCTGCAGAAGAACGGCTCGTACTCGGTCGTCCCGCGCATCCCCGGCGGTGAGATCACCCCCGAGGGCCTGATCGTGATCGGCGAGATCGCCCGCGACTTCGGTCTCTACACGAAGATCACCGGCGGCCAGCGGATCGACATGTTCGGCGCCCGCGTCGAGCAACTCCCCCTGATCTGGGCCCGGCTGGTGGACGCCGGCTTCGAGTCCGGCCACGCGTACGGCAAGGCGCTGCGCACGGTGAAGTCCTGCGTCGGCCAGACCTGGTGCCGCTACGGCGTCCAGGACTCGGTCCGCATGGCGATCGACCTGGAGCTGCGCTACCGGGGGCTGCGCTCCCCGCACAAGCTGAAGTCGGCGGTCTCCGGCTGCCAGCGCGAGTGCGCCGAGGCCCAGTCGAAGGACTTCGGCGTGATCGCCACCGCCAACGGCTGGAACCTCTACGTCGGCGGCAACGGCGGCGCCACCCCGCGCCACGCGGACCTGCTGGCCCAGGACCTGTCGGACGCCGAGCTGATCCGGTTGATCGACCGCTTCCTGATGTTCTACATCCGTACCGCGGACCGGCTGGAGCGCACCTCGACCTGGCTGGAGCGGATCCCCGGCGGCCTGGACCACGTCCGGGACGTGGTCGTGGAGGACTCCCTCGGCATCTGCGAGGAGCTGGAGTCCCTGATGGCCGACCACGTGGCGCACTACGCCGACGAGTGGGCGACCACCATCAACGACCCCGAGAAGCTCTCCCGCTTCGTCTCCTTCGTGAACGCCCCCGACACCCCCGACCCGGTCGTCGGCTTCATCCCCGAGCGCGACCAGATCAAGCCCGACCTGCCGCTGCTGTCCATCGGCATGCGCCCCGCTGAAGACGTCCTGGAAGGAAGCGCCCAGCGATGA